A window of the Pseudomonas fluorescens genome harbors these coding sequences:
- a CDS encoding TetR/AcrR family transcriptional regulator translates to MTRPAPVRKPRARSQARIDSILDAARTLLAAEGVASLSIYSVAERAQIPPSSVYHFFASVPALLEALTADVHAAFRACLQAPIDHDALRDWRDLSRLVEERMLEIYGEDAAARQLILAQHGLTEVTQADRQHDLELGDLMHKLFDHHFELPRLPDDVDVFALAMELGDRVYARSVQQHGQITPRMAEEGMRVFDAYIGLYLPPYLPKR, encoded by the coding sequence ATGACGCGTCCCGCCCCCGTCCGCAAACCCCGTGCCCGCAGTCAGGCACGGATCGATTCGATACTCGACGCCGCGCGCACGCTGCTGGCCGCCGAGGGCGTGGCGAGCCTGTCGATCTACAGCGTGGCCGAGCGCGCGCAGATTCCGCCCTCCTCGGTCTACCACTTCTTCGCCAGCGTCCCGGCGCTGCTCGAAGCCCTGACGGCGGACGTGCACGCCGCCTTCCGCGCCTGCCTGCAAGCGCCGATCGATCACGATGCCCTGCGGGACTGGCGCGACCTGTCGCGGCTGGTCGAAGAGCGGATGCTGGAGATCTACGGCGAGGATGCCGCCGCCCGCCAGCTGATCCTCGCGCAGCATGGCCTCACCGAAGTCACCCAGGCCGACCGCCAGCACGACCTCGAACTGGGCGACCTGATGCACAAACTGTTCGACCATCACTTCGAACTGCCGCGCCTGCCGGATGACGTCGACGTTTTCGCGCTGGCCATGGAACTGGGTGATCGCGTCTACGCCCGTTCGGTGCAGCAGCACGGACAGATCACCCCGCGCATGGCCGAGGAAGGCATGCGGGTGTTCGATGCCTACATCGGGCTGTATCTGCCGCCCTATCTGCCCAAACGCTGA
- a CDS encoding glutamine synthetase family protein: MSNNLDQLTDWLKDHKITEVECMIGDLTGITRGKISPTNKFIAEKGMRLPESVLLQTVTGDYVEDDIYYELLDPADIDMICRPDQNAVYLVPWAIEPTAQVIHDTYDKQGNPIELSPRNVLKKVLKLYADKGWQPIVAPEMEFYLTKRSDDPDYPLQPPVGRSGRPEIGRQSFSIEAANEFDPLFEDVYDWCELQELDLDTLIHEDGTAQMEINFRHGDALSLADQILVFKRTMREAALKHNVAATFMAKPMTGEPGSAMHLHQSIIDIETGKNVFSNEDGTMSQLFLHHIGGLQKLIPELLPLFAPNVNSFRRFLPDTSAPVNVEWGEENRTVGLRVPDAGPQNRRVENRLPGADANPYLAIAASLLCGYIGMVEGINPSAPVVGRGYERRNLRLPLTIEDALERMENSATIEKYLGKTFITGYVAVKRAEHENFKRVISSWEREYLLFAV, encoded by the coding sequence ATGAGTAACAACCTCGACCAGCTCACCGATTGGTTGAAAGACCACAAGATCACAGAAGTCGAATGCATGATCGGCGACTTGACCGGCATCACCCGCGGCAAGATCTCGCCGACCAACAAGTTCATCGCCGAAAAAGGCATGCGCCTGCCAGAGAGCGTTCTGTTGCAGACCGTGACCGGCGACTACGTCGAAGACGACATCTATTACGAACTGCTCGACCCGGCCGACATCGACATGATCTGCCGTCCCGACCAGAACGCTGTGTACCTGGTGCCATGGGCCATCGAGCCGACCGCCCAGGTGATCCACGACACCTACGACAAGCAAGGCAACCCGATCGAGCTGTCGCCGCGCAACGTCCTCAAAAAAGTCCTGAAACTCTATGCCGACAAGGGCTGGCAGCCGATCGTGGCGCCGGAGATGGAGTTCTACCTGACCAAGCGCAGCGACGACCCTGACTATCCGTTGCAGCCGCCGGTCGGCCGTTCCGGGCGTCCGGAGATCGGTCGCCAGTCGTTCTCCATTGAAGCAGCGAACGAATTCGATCCGCTGTTCGAAGACGTCTACGACTGGTGCGAACTGCAGGAGCTGGACCTCGACACGCTGATCCACGAGGACGGCACCGCGCAGATGGAAATCAACTTCCGTCACGGCGATGCGTTGTCGCTGGCCGACCAGATCCTGGTGTTCAAGCGCACCATGCGCGAGGCCGCCCTCAAGCACAACGTGGCCGCGACCTTCATGGCCAAGCCGATGACCGGTGAGCCGGGCAGTGCGATGCACCTGCACCAGAGCATCATCGACATCGAGACCGGCAAGAACGTGTTCTCCAACGAAGACGGGACCATGAGCCAGCTGTTCCTGCACCACATCGGTGGCCTGCAGAAACTGATCCCCGAATTGCTGCCGCTGTTCGCACCGAACGTCAACTCGTTCCGCCGCTTCCTGCCGGACACCTCGGCGCCGGTGAACGTGGAGTGGGGCGAAGAAAACCGCACCGTGGGCCTGCGCGTCCCGGATGCCGGCCCGCAGAACCGTCGGGTGGAGAACCGCCTGCCGGGCGCCGACGCCAACCCGTACCTGGCGATTGCCGCGAGCCTGCTCTGCGGCTACATCGGCATGGTCGAAGGCATCAACCCGAGCGCGCCAGTGGTGGGCCGTGGTTACGAGCGCCGCAACCTGCGCCTGCCGCTGACCATCGAGGACGCCCTGGAGCGCATGGAAAACAGCGCGACCATCGAGAAATACCTGGGCAAGACCTTCATCACCGGCTACGTCGCGGTCAAGCGGGCCGAGCATGAAAACTTCAAGCGCGTGATCAGTTCCTGGGAGCGTGAGTACCTGCTCTTCGCCGTCTGA
- the ssuC gene encoding aliphatic sulfonate ABC transporter permease SsuC gives MKKFIHSLAPWALPLLLLAVWQLSVSAGWLSTRILPAPVAVIEAGVSLVRSGEIWTHLAISGWRAALGFTIGGSIGLVLGFITGLSKWGERLLDSSVQMIRNVPHLALIPLVILWFGIDESAKIFLVALGTLFPIYLNTYHGIRNVDPALVEMARSYGLSGFSLFWQVILPGALPSILVGVRFALGFMWLTLIVAETISASSGIGYLAMNAREFLQTDVVVLAILLYAVLGKLADLAARGLERVWLRWHPAYQVAKGGAA, from the coding sequence ATGAAGAAATTTATCCACAGCCTCGCGCCCTGGGCGTTGCCGCTGTTGTTGCTGGCGGTGTGGCAGTTGTCGGTGTCGGCGGGTTGGTTGTCGACACGGATTCTGCCAGCGCCGGTGGCGGTGATCGAAGCCGGTGTGAGCCTGGTGCGCAGCGGCGAAATCTGGACGCACTTGGCGATCAGCGGCTGGCGCGCCGCGCTGGGCTTCACCATTGGTGGCAGCATCGGCCTGGTGCTGGGCTTCATCACCGGCCTGTCGAAGTGGGGCGAACGCCTGCTCGACAGCTCGGTGCAGATGATCCGCAACGTGCCGCACCTGGCGCTGATTCCGCTGGTGATCCTGTGGTTCGGCATCGACGAGTCGGCGAAGATTTTTCTGGTGGCGCTGGGCACGTTGTTCCCGATCTACCTCAACACCTATCACGGCATCCGCAATGTCGATCCGGCGCTGGTGGAAATGGCCCGCAGTTATGGCCTGTCCGGTTTCAGCCTGTTCTGGCAGGTGATTCTGCCGGGCGCGCTGCCTTCGATTCTGGTCGGCGTGCGCTTCGCCCTGGGCTTCATGTGGCTGACGCTGATCGTGGCGGAAACCATCTCTGCCAGCTCCGGCATCGGTTACCTGGCGATGAATGCCCGCGAGTTCTTGCAGACGGACGTAGTGGTGCTGGCGATTCTGCTGTACGCGGTGCTCGGCAAACTGGCCGACCTCGCGGCCCGTGGCCTTGAACGTGTGTGGCTGCGCTGGCATCCGGCGTATCAAGTGGCGAAAGGAGGTGCGGCATGA
- a CDS encoding sulfonate ABC transporter substrate-binding protein, whose amino-acid sequence MRTVFLRRGLVALFAAAVSFGAITQAQAETLRIGYQKYGTLVLLKAKGTLEKRLAAQGVDVQWTEFPGGPQLLEGLNVGSIDFGVTGETPPVFAQAAGADLLYVAYEPPAPNSEAILVPKDSPIKSVADLKGKKVALNKGSNVHYLLVRALEDAGLKYTDIQTVFLPPADARAAFERGSVDAWVIWDPYQAAAEKQLQAHTLRDGKGIVDNHQFYLATKPYAQKNPEVIKTLVEEVRAVGEWSKANPEDVTQQVSPLLGLPADITLTSVKRQGYGALFLTPEVVAAQQKIADTFYQLKLIPKPLSIKDVIWTPPAAVAQSSVTQAQ is encoded by the coding sequence ATGCGCACTGTATTTTTGCGTCGTGGTCTGGTCGCTCTGTTTGCTGCGGCTGTGTCCTTCGGCGCCATCACTCAAGCTCAAGCCGAAACCCTTCGTATCGGTTATCAGAAATACGGCACGCTGGTGCTGCTCAAAGCCAAGGGCACCCTGGAAAAACGTCTCGCCGCCCAAGGCGTCGACGTGCAATGGACTGAATTCCCCGGCGGCCCGCAACTGCTGGAAGGCCTGAACGTCGGTTCGATCGACTTCGGTGTCACCGGCGAAACCCCGCCGGTCTTCGCCCAGGCCGCCGGTGCCGATCTGCTCTACGTGGCTTACGAGCCACCAGCCCCGAACAGCGAAGCGATCCTCGTGCCGAAAGATTCGCCGATCAAATCGGTGGCGGATCTCAAGGGCAAGAAAGTCGCCCTGAACAAAGGCTCCAACGTTCACTACCTGCTGGTGCGTGCGCTGGAAGACGCCGGCCTCAAGTACACCGACATTCAAACCGTATTCCTGCCGCCGGCCGATGCCCGCGCCGCGTTCGAACGTGGCAGCGTCGACGCCTGGGTCATCTGGGATCCGTACCAGGCGGCCGCCGAGAAACAACTGCAAGCGCACACCCTGCGTGACGGCAAAGGCATCGTCGACAACCACCAGTTCTACCTGGCGACCAAACCCTACGCGCAGAAAAATCCCGAGGTGATCAAGACCCTCGTGGAAGAAGTGCGCGCCGTCGGCGAGTGGTCCAAGGCCAATCCGGAGGACGTGACCCAACAGGTGTCGCCGCTGCTTGGCCTGCCGGCAGACATCACCCTGACCTCGGTGAAACGCCAGGGCTACGGCGCGCTGTTCCTGACCCCGGAAGTGGTCGCCGCACAACAGAAAATCGCCGACACCTTCTACCAGCTCAAGCTGATTCCCAAGCCGTTGAGCATCAAGGATGTGATCTGGACCCCACCGGCCGCTGTGGCCCAAAGCTCGGTCACCCAAGCCCAGTAA
- a CDS encoding peroxiredoxin, with translation MSLRLGDIAPDFEQDSSAGKIRFHEWLGDSWGVLFSHPADFTPVCTTELGFTAKLKDEFTKRGVKAIALSVDPVDSHHKWIEDINETQNTIVNFPILADADRKVSDLYDLIHPNANDTLTVRSLFVIDPNKKIRLTITYPASTGRNFHEILRVIDSLQLTDNYKVATPANWQDGEEVVIVPSLKDEDEIKQRFPKGYRAVKPYLRLTPQPNK, from the coding sequence ATGAGCCTCAGACTTGGCGATATCGCCCCCGATTTCGAACAGGATTCCAGCGCCGGCAAGATTCGTTTCCACGAATGGCTGGGCGATAGCTGGGGCGTGCTGTTTTCCCACCCGGCGGACTTCACCCCGGTCTGCACCACCGAGCTGGGCTTCACTGCCAAGCTCAAGGACGAGTTCACCAAGCGTGGCGTGAAAGCCATTGCACTGTCGGTCGACCCGGTGGACTCGCACCACAAGTGGATCGAGGACATCAACGAAACCCAGAACACCATCGTCAACTTCCCGATCCTGGCCGATGCCGATCGCAAGGTGTCTGATCTGTACGATCTGATCCATCCGAACGCCAACGACACCCTGACCGTGCGTTCGCTGTTCGTGATCGATCCGAACAAGAAGATCCGCCTGACCATCACCTACCCCGCCAGCACCGGGCGCAACTTCCACGAGATCCTGCGGGTGATCGATTCGCTGCAGCTCACCGACAACTACAAGGTGGCCACGCCGGCCAACTGGCAGGATGGTGAAGAAGTGGTGATCGTACCGTCGCTCAAGGACGAAGATGAAATCAAGCAACGCTTTCCGAAGGGCTACCGCGCGGTGAAACCGTACCTGCGCCTCACCCCACAGCCGAACAAATAA
- a CDS encoding OprD family porin, whose product MNKSTLALAVAVGVLAQQAGAAGFIEDSKATLGLRNFYINTDNRDGAGANKNEEWGQGFDLRFTSGYTQGTVGFGIDAIGLLGVRLDSGGGTNGNSGTAYGGTVFPSESNGKAVDNFSSLGLTAKAKISQTELKLGTLQPKNPVIVTNDGRLLPQTWQGGQITSGEIKDLTLVGGQIEAVKGRNSSNNENLSISGANTRGTGFRDSNKFIYAGGDYKITKDLTAQYYYGNLEDFYKQHFLGLVHNWAIGPGVLKSDFRYFNSSDDGKNGTDPAYFSTGNYTGVRNGRGEVDNNLYSGLFLYTVEGHTFGGGYQVSNGSSDFPWLNQGDGSSNYTITDMQIQKFGRAGEKTWQARYSYDFAKVGIPGLTAGVVYLKGDSIDTVGTNGRENASDRSEWERDLTIGYVVPEGPFKNVGLMWKNAVWRTDLPNTRSQDENRLIVSYSIPLL is encoded by the coding sequence ATGAACAAGTCCACCTTGGCCCTGGCCGTGGCCGTAGGGGTTTTGGCGCAGCAGGCAGGCGCCGCCGGTTTCATCGAAGACAGCAAGGCCACCCTGGGGCTGCGTAACTTCTACATCAACACTGACAACCGCGATGGCGCTGGCGCCAACAAGAACGAAGAGTGGGGCCAAGGCTTCGATCTGCGTTTCACCTCCGGCTACACCCAAGGCACCGTAGGCTTCGGTATCGACGCCATCGGCCTGCTGGGCGTGCGTCTGGATTCGGGCGGCGGCACCAACGGCAACAGCGGCACCGCTTACGGTGGCACTGTGTTCCCGAGCGAGTCCAACGGTAAAGCCGTGGACAACTTCTCCAGCCTGGGTCTGACTGCCAAAGCCAAGATCTCCCAGACTGAGCTGAAGCTGGGTACCCTGCAGCCGAAGAACCCGGTCATCGTGACCAACGACGGTCGTCTGCTGCCACAAACCTGGCAGGGCGGTCAGATCACTTCCGGCGAAATCAAGGACCTGACTCTGGTCGGTGGTCAGATCGAAGCCGTGAAAGGCCGTAACTCCAGCAACAACGAAAACCTGTCCATCAGCGGTGCAAACACCCGTGGTACTGGCTTCCGTGACAGCAACAAGTTCATCTACGCCGGTGGTGACTACAAGATCACCAAAGACCTGACTGCCCAGTACTACTACGGCAACCTGGAAGACTTCTACAAGCAGCACTTCCTGGGTCTGGTACACAACTGGGCCATCGGCCCGGGCGTATTGAAGTCTGACTTCCGTTACTTCAACAGCTCCGACGACGGCAAGAACGGCACTGATCCTGCGTACTTCAGCACCGGTAACTACACCGGCGTGCGCAACGGTCGTGGCGAAGTCGACAACAACCTGTACAGCGGCCTGTTCCTGTACACCGTTGAAGGTCACACCTTCGGTGGCGGTTACCAGGTTTCCAACGGCAGCTCCGACTTCCCTTGGCTGAACCAGGGCGACGGTTCGTCGAACTACACCATCACCGACATGCAGATCCAGAAGTTTGGCCGTGCCGGCGAGAAAACCTGGCAAGCTCGCTACTCCTATGACTTCGCCAAAGTCGGTATCCCTGGCCTTACCGCCGGTGTGGTTTACCTGAAAGGCGACAGCATCGACACCGTTGGCACCAACGGCCGCGAAAACGCTTCGGATCGTTCCGAGTGGGAACGCGACCTGACCATCGGTTACGTCGTACCTGAAGGTCCGTTCAAGAACGTCGGCCTGATGTGGAAAAACGCTGTATGGCGCACCGACCTGCCGAACACCCGTTCGCAGGACGAAAACCGCCTGATCGTCAGCTACTCGATCCCGCTGCTGTAA
- a CDS encoding glutamine synthetase family protein: MSVPPRAVQLNEANAFLKEHPEVLYVDLLIADMNGVVRGKRIERTSLHKVYEKGINLPASLFALDINGSTVESTGLGLDIGDADRICYPIPDTLCNEPWQKRPTAQLLMTMHELEGDPFFADPREVLRQVVAKFDELGLTICAAFELEFYLIDQENVNGRPQPPRSPISGKRPHSTQVYLIDDLDEYVDCLQDILEGAKEQGIPADAIVKESAPAQFEVNLHHVADPIKACDYAVLLKRLIKNIAYDHEMDTTFMAKPYPGQAGNGLHVHISVLDKDGKNIFASEDPEQNAALRHAIGGVLETLPAQMAFLCPNVNSYRRFGAQFYVPNSPSWGLDNRTVALRVPTGSADAVRLEHRVAGADANPYLLMASVLAGVHHGLTNKIEPPAPTEGNSYEQNEQSLPNNLRDALRELDDSEVMAKYIDPKYIDIFVACKESELEEFEHSISDLEYNWYLHTV, encoded by the coding sequence ATGTCGGTACCCCCGCGTGCCGTTCAGCTTAACGAAGCGAACGCGTTCCTTAAGGAACATCCTGAGGTTCTGTACGTTGACCTTCTGATTGCGGATATGAATGGTGTGGTGCGCGGCAAGCGCATCGAACGCACCAGCCTCCACAAGGTTTACGAGAAAGGCATCAACCTGCCGGCCTCTCTATTTGCTCTGGATATCAATGGTTCGACGGTGGAAAGCACCGGCCTGGGCCTGGACATCGGCGACGCCGACCGTATCTGCTATCCAATTCCCGATACCCTGTGCAACGAGCCATGGCAGAAGCGCCCGACCGCGCAGCTGCTGATGACCATGCACGAACTCGAAGGTGACCCTTTCTTCGCCGATCCGCGCGAAGTGCTCCGTCAAGTTGTTGCAAAGTTTGACGAGCTCGGCCTGACCATCTGCGCCGCATTCGAACTCGAGTTCTACCTGATCGATCAGGAAAACGTGAACGGCCGCCCTCAGCCGCCACGCTCGCCGATCTCCGGCAAACGCCCGCATTCGACCCAGGTTTACCTGATCGACGACCTCGACGAATACGTCGACTGCCTCCAGGACATTCTGGAAGGTGCCAAAGAGCAAGGCATCCCGGCCGACGCCATCGTCAAGGAAAGTGCCCCGGCGCAGTTCGAAGTGAACCTGCACCACGTCGCCGACCCGATCAAGGCGTGCGATTACGCGGTCCTGCTCAAGCGTCTGATCAAGAACATCGCCTACGACCATGAAATGGACACCACCTTCATGGCCAAGCCGTATCCGGGCCAGGCAGGCAACGGTCTGCACGTCCATATTTCGGTTCTCGACAAAGATGGCAAAAACATTTTTGCCAGCGAGGATCCCGAGCAGAACGCCGCGCTGCGTCACGCGATCGGCGGTGTGCTCGAGACCCTGCCCGCGCAGATGGCTTTCCTCTGCCCGAACGTCAACTCCTACCGTCGTTTCGGCGCACAGTTCTACGTGCCGAACTCGCCGAGCTGGGGCCTGGACAACCGCACCGTGGCCCTGCGCGTACCGACCGGCTCCGCCGACGCGGTCCGTCTGGAACACCGCGTTGCCGGCGCCGACGCCAACCCGTACCTGCTGATGGCTTCGGTCCTGGCGGGCGTGCACCACGGTCTGACCAACAAGATCGAGCCACCGGCTCCGACCGAAGGCAACAGCTACGAGCAGAACGAGCAGAGCCTGCCGAACAACTTGCGCGATGCCCTGCGCGAGCTGGACGACAGCGAGGTGATGGCCAAGTACATCGATCCGAAATACATCGATATCTTCGTCGCTTGTAAAGAGAGCGAGCTGGAGGAGTTCGAACACTCCATCTCCGACCTTGAGTACAACTGGTACCTGCACACCGTTTAA
- the ssuE gene encoding NADPH-dependent FMN reductase — translation MLVVSLGGSPSQRSRSGVLLERSQRWLQQQGVEVVSYQVRDFPAEDLLHARFDSPKVLDLLQQIENADGLLIATPVYKASFSGALKTVLDLLPERALNHKIVLPMATGGSIAHMLVVDYALKPVLSALKAQEMLQGIFAEDSQIAYGEGSAQAQLAPALEQRLHEALDQFVSAMARRPKPLEPGLLNERLLSARWSI, via the coding sequence ATGCTGGTCGTCTCACTCGGTGGCAGTCCCAGTCAACGTTCCCGCTCCGGGGTGCTGCTGGAGCGCTCGCAACGCTGGTTGCAGCAGCAAGGGGTGGAAGTGGTGAGTTATCAGGTGCGGGACTTCCCGGCCGAAGACCTGCTCCACGCCCGCTTCGACAGCCCGAAGGTGCTCGACCTGCTGCAACAGATTGAAAACGCCGATGGCCTGCTGATCGCCACGCCGGTGTACAAGGCGTCGTTTTCCGGCGCCCTGAAGACCGTGCTGGACCTGCTGCCCGAGCGTGCGCTGAACCACAAGATTGTTCTGCCGATGGCAACCGGCGGCAGCATCGCTCACATGCTGGTGGTCGATTACGCCCTCAAGCCTGTGCTGTCGGCATTGAAAGCCCAGGAAATGCTGCAAGGGATTTTTGCCGAGGACAGCCAGATCGCCTACGGCGAGGGCAGTGCCCAGGCGCAGTTGGCGCCGGCCCTGGAACAGCGACTGCATGAAGCGCTGGACCAGTTTGTCAGCGCCATGGCCCGCCGGCCCAAGCCGCTGGAGCCGGGGCTGTTGAACGAACGTTTGTTGAGTGCTCGCTGGAGCATTTGA
- the ssuD gene encoding FMNH2-dependent alkanesulfonate monooxygenase → MSLNIFWFLPTHGDGHYLGTAEGARAVDHGYLQQVAQAADRLGFGGVLIPTGRSCEDSWLVAASLIPVTQRLKFLVALRPGIISPTVAARQAATLDRLSGGRALFNLVTGGDPEELAGDGLFLDHEARYQASVEFTRIWRRVLEGETVDYDGEHISVKGAKLLYPPIQQPRPPLYFGGSSEAAQDLAAEQVEMVLTWGEPPAAVAEKIEQVRAKAAKLGRTVRFGIRLHVIVRETNAEAWQAADRLISHLDDDTIKRAQASLARFDSVGQQRMAALHGGSRDNLEVSPNLWAGVGLVRGGAGTALVGDGPTVAARVKEYADLGIDTFIFSGYPHLEESYRVAELLFPHLDVERPDLPKSAGYVSPFGEMVANDILPKAASQS, encoded by the coding sequence ATGAGCCTCAACATCTTCTGGTTCCTGCCTACCCACGGCGACGGCCATTACCTTGGCACCGCCGAAGGCGCCCGCGCCGTCGACCACGGCTATCTGCAACAGGTCGCGCAAGCGGCGGATCGACTGGGTTTCGGCGGCGTGCTGATTCCCACCGGCCGTTCCTGCGAGGATTCGTGGCTGGTGGCAGCATCGCTGATCCCGGTGACCCAGCGTCTGAAGTTTCTGGTCGCTCTGCGCCCCGGGATCATTTCCCCGACGGTGGCGGCGCGTCAGGCGGCAACGCTGGATCGTCTGTCCGGCGGTCGTGCGCTGTTCAACCTGGTGACCGGTGGCGATCCGGAAGAGTTGGCCGGCGACGGTCTGTTTCTCGATCACGAAGCGCGTTATCAGGCCTCGGTGGAATTCACCCGGATCTGGCGCCGGGTGCTGGAAGGCGAAACCGTGGATTACGACGGCGAGCACATCAGCGTAAAGGGCGCCAAATTGCTCTATCCGCCGATCCAGCAACCGCGTCCGCCGCTGTACTTCGGTGGCTCGTCAGAAGCCGCGCAGGATCTGGCCGCCGAACAAGTGGAAATGGTTCTGACCTGGGGTGAGCCACCCGCAGCCGTTGCCGAGAAGATCGAACAGGTGCGCGCCAAAGCGGCCAAGCTCGGCCGCACCGTGCGCTTCGGCATCCGTCTGCATGTGATCGTGCGGGAAACCAACGCTGAAGCCTGGCAAGCGGCGGATCGCCTGATCTCGCATCTGGACGACGACACCATCAAACGTGCCCAGGCTTCGCTGGCGCGGTTCGATTCTGTCGGCCAGCAACGCATGGCCGCGCTGCACGGTGGCAGCCGTGACAACCTCGAAGTCAGCCCGAACCTGTGGGCCGGCGTCGGTCTGGTGCGCGGCGGTGCCGGCACGGCACTGGTCGGCGACGGTCCGACCGTGGCAGCGCGCGTGAAGGAATACGCGGATCTGGGCATCGATACCTTCATCTTCTCCGGTTATCCGCACCTCGAAGAATCGTATCGGGTGGCCGAGTTGCTGTTCCCGCACCTCGATGTCGAGCGCCCGGACTTGCCGAAAAGCGCCGGTTACGTCAGCCCGTTCGGCGAGATGGTGGCCAACGACATTCTTCCCAAAGCCGCGTCCCAGAGCTGA
- a CDS encoding TOBE domain-containing protein, which yields MTIKAINVRNQFKGAIKEIVLGDVLSEIDVQTASGIVTSVITTRSVKELELEVGSEVIAFVKSTEVSIAKL from the coding sequence ATGACTATCAAAGCCATCAACGTACGCAACCAGTTCAAAGGCGCGATCAAGGAGATCGTTCTCGGCGACGTGCTGTCGGAAATCGACGTGCAGACCGCCTCCGGCATCGTCACGTCGGTGATCACCACCCGTTCGGTCAAGGAGCTGGAACTGGAGGTCGGCAGCGAAGTGATCGCCTTCGTGAAATCCACCGAGGTGTCCATCGCCAAGTTGTAA
- a CDS encoding gamma-glutamyl-gamma-aminobutyrate hydrolase family protein (Members of this family of hydrolases with an active site Cys residue belong to MEROPS family C26.) translates to MSRLPLIGVTDCSLQSGLHAYHISGDTSVRSAASKACNVPAISLPMADRAAASDILDVCEGILFSGSPFNIDLFPAPGLHRVSRRARNSARPGCAQEMQRQRKGQVSSSFIVYARCRA, encoded by the coding sequence ATGTCTCGCCTGCCGTTAATCGGCGTCACCGACTGCTCCTTGCAGTCCGGTCTGCATGCTTATCACATCAGTGGCGACACGTCCGTCCGCAGCGCGGCCAGCAAGGCCTGCAACGTGCCAGCGATCTCCCTGCCCATGGCAGATCGAGCGGCAGCGTCCGATATTCTGGACGTGTGCGAGGGCATCCTCTTTAGCGGTTCTCCTTTCAATATAGATCTCTTTCCCGCTCCCGGCCTGCACCGCGTTAGTCGCCGTGCCCGTAATTCTGCACGCCCGGGATGTGCACAGGAAATGCAACGCCAGCGTAAAGGGCAGGTAAGCTCCTCCTTCATTGTCTATGCGCGGTGCCGGGCGTAA
- the ssuB gene encoding aliphatic sulfonates ABC transporter ATP-binding protein, translating to MTAQQPPRLLRGIPLVVRNLQKTFGARQVLRDIDLHIPAGQFVAVVGRSGCGKSTLLRLLAGLDQPTGGDLLAGAAPLSDARDDTRLMFQEARLLPWKKIIDNVGLGLKGNWRPQALQALDAVGLADRANEWPAALSGGQKQRVALARALIHQPRLLLLDEPLGALDALTRIEMQQLIEHLWQQHGFTVLLVTHDVSEAVAIADRVILIEDGEVGLDLQVELPRPRVRGSHRLAALETEVLNRVLSLPGEPPAPEPVSPLPTQLRWAQ from the coding sequence ATGACTGCTCAACAACCTCCACGCCTGCTGCGCGGGATTCCGCTGGTGGTGCGCAACCTGCAGAAGACCTTCGGCGCGCGGCAGGTGCTGCGTGACATTGATCTGCACATTCCGGCCGGGCAATTCGTCGCAGTGGTCGGGCGCAGCGGATGCGGCAAAAGCACGTTGCTGCGCTTGCTTGCTGGCCTCGATCAACCCACCGGCGGCGATTTGCTGGCCGGCGCTGCACCGCTCAGCGATGCGCGGGATGACACCCGGTTGATGTTCCAGGAAGCACGGCTGCTGCCGTGGAAAAAGATCATCGACAACGTCGGTCTCGGCCTCAAGGGCAACTGGCGTCCGCAAGCCTTGCAGGCGCTGGATGCCGTCGGCCTCGCCGATCGCGCCAATGAATGGCCGGCGGCATTGTCCGGTGGGCAGAAGCAGCGCGTGGCGCTGGCCCGGGCGCTGATTCATCAACCGCGTCTGTTGCTGCTCGACGAGCCGCTGGGCGCACTGGATGCTCTGACCCGGATCGAGATGCAGCAACTGATCGAACATCTCTGGCAACAGCATGGTTTCACCGTGTTGCTGGTGACCCACGATGTCAGCGAAGCGGTGGCGATTGCCGACCGGGTGATTCTGATCGAGGACGGCGAAGTCGGCCTCGACCTGCAAGTGGAGCTGCCGCGCCCTCGGGTGCGTGGTTCCCATCGGCTGGCCGCGCTGGAAACCGAAGTGCTCAACCGTGTGTTGTCCCTGCCCGGCGAGCCGCCGGCGCCGGAACCCGTTTCACCCTTGCCTACGCAACTGCGTTGGGCTCAATAA